A single genomic interval of Bacillus oleivorans harbors:
- a CDS encoding sensor histidine kinase, whose product MKMLLNYNTFSIFVILAIFAPLAGTIALLVVLAFEKQIDGLTFQKQQVQMEKELQESEYMQLNQQIQPHFLFNTMNLMLGLARLDRKEKLIQVMEAFSHYLKFKYQVREHLIPLKKEWEYTQSYIHIQKIRFQNRLTVDMTLNPDAGQVLVPPYLIQTLVENAFKHGLEKKPGDLFLQLQADLINDQVIIIVTDNGMGIGNLTKKDLFQKGHGLPNIHRRLKLLYDQSSLDIKKGSSGGTKVSVVLPKMLQDEEELSDEHSMRG is encoded by the coding sequence ATGAAGATGCTCCTAAACTACAACACCTTTTCAATATTTGTTATTCTCGCTATCTTTGCACCATTGGCCGGGACCATTGCCCTGCTTGTTGTGTTGGCATTTGAGAAACAAATTGATGGCCTAACTTTTCAAAAACAGCAAGTCCAAATGGAAAAGGAACTGCAGGAAAGTGAGTATATGCAATTAAATCAGCAAATTCAGCCCCATTTCCTTTTTAATACTATGAATTTAATGCTAGGACTTGCCCGATTAGATCGGAAGGAAAAGCTAATTCAAGTAATGGAGGCATTTTCTCATTATCTTAAATTTAAATATCAAGTCAGAGAACATCTAATTCCGCTAAAAAAAGAGTGGGAGTATACTCAATCGTACATTCATATCCAAAAAATCCGATTCCAAAACCGCCTAACCGTTGATATGACATTAAATCCTGATGCTGGGCAAGTGCTAGTCCCGCCGTACTTAATTCAGACCTTAGTGGAAAACGCTTTTAAACATGGCCTGGAAAAAAAGCCAGGTGACCTGTTTCTGCAGCTTCAAGCCGATTTGATCAATGATCAAGTAATCATCATAGTCACAGATAATGGAATGGGTATTGGAAATTTAACGAAAAAAGATCTTTTTCAAAAAGGCCACGGTCTTCCAAACATTCACAGACGATTAAAATTGCTATATGATCAATCGTCACTAGACATAAAAAAGGGCAGTTCGGGAGGTACAAAAGTATCAGTTGTCCTTCCTAAAATGCTTCAAGATGAGGAGGAGCTAAGCGATGAACATTCTATGCGTGGATGA
- a CDS encoding response regulator, whose amino-acid sequence MNILCVDDEPIVLEQLEHILQPVFPFLNFFFANDSSQAISISKENHFHLAIVDIEMPGKSGLELVRDLKEHQENLPVVILSAHQDFHLAKTSIHLGVVEYLTKPIFEDELKETVSRFTSEIYKRGYSKLINETLSVIEVFYEQRLSLQEVSSKVHVSPAYLSRRFSEEVGTSLTDYINQYRLEKAKLLLLTTEDTISSIAEKTGFNSLHYFSTQFKKKENMTPKEFRERN is encoded by the coding sequence ATGAACATTCTATGCGTGGATGATGAACCAATCGTGTTAGAACAACTAGAACATATTTTACAGCCTGTCTTTCCCTTCTTAAACTTTTTCTTTGCAAATGACAGCAGCCAAGCTATTTCTATAAGCAAAGAAAACCATTTCCATTTAGCCATTGTAGATATTGAAATGCCAGGAAAATCAGGTCTTGAATTGGTTCGTGACTTAAAAGAACATCAGGAAAACCTGCCTGTTGTTATTTTATCCGCTCATCAAGATTTCCACTTGGCCAAAACCTCGATTCATCTCGGAGTTGTTGAATATCTGACAAAACCAATTTTTGAAGATGAATTAAAAGAAACGGTTAGCCGCTTCACTTCAGAAATTTATAAACGGGGATATTCAAAACTGATCAATGAAACTTTATCCGTTATAGAAGTATTTTATGAACAGCGCCTTTCGTTACAAGAAGTGTCATCTAAAGTTCACGTAAGCCCTGCCTATCTAAGCAGAAGATTTAGTGAAGAAGTGGGTACTTCTCTGACTGATTATATTAATCAATACCGGCTGGAAAAGGCAAAGCTGCTCCTTTTAACTACAGAGGATACCATTTCTTCGATTGCGGAGAAAACTGGTTTCAATAGTCTTCATTATTTCTCAACTCAATTTAAAAAGAAAGAAAATATGACACCTAAAGAATTTCGCGAAAGGAATTGA
- a CDS encoding ABC transporter ATP-binding protein encodes MGSIRRYMEFVRPYRWQIFATLFIGIIKFAIPLLIPILIKYVVDDIVGNNTMPTDAKLELLLWIMGITFVVFLVIRPPIEYYRQYFAQWTGSKILYDIRDRLFEHIQKLSLKYYSNTKVGEVISRVINDVEQTKNFVITGLMNLWLDIATILIAVMIMFTMDIKLTIVSLILFPFYAISVKYFFGRLRSLTRVRSQALAEVQSYLHERVQGISVIKSFAIEDYEQGQFQKQNKNFLQKALDHTSWNAKAFAVVNTITDVAPLLVIAFAGYEVIQQNLSLGEMMAFIAYIDRLYGPLRRLVNSSTTLTQSIASMDRVFEFIDEAYDIDDRPGAVECKDVKGHITFKNVSFSYDEDEEKILKNLNLDIPAGETVALVGMSGGGKSSLISLIPRFYDITEGEILLDGTDIRNFKVRSLRDKIGLVLQDNILFSESVKTNILLGKPDATEEEVIAAAKAANAHEFIMNLPNGYDTTVGERGVKLSGGQKQRIAIARVFLKNPPILILDEATSALDLESEHLIQEALDKLARDRTTFIVAHRLSTITHADRIVHIEHGQITEMGTHSELMAKKGHYYDLFQVQQLDVN; translated from the coding sequence TTGGGTAGTATCAGAAGATATATGGAATTCGTCAGGCCTTACCGCTGGCAAATTTTTGCTACATTATTCATCGGAATCATTAAATTTGCCATTCCGCTGCTCATTCCAATTCTTATTAAATACGTGGTCGACGATATTGTTGGAAATAACACAATGCCGACTGACGCTAAATTAGAATTGCTGCTTTGGATTATGGGAATTACTTTTGTTGTTTTTTTGGTAATCAGACCGCCCATTGAGTATTATCGTCAATACTTTGCTCAATGGACTGGCAGTAAAATTTTATATGATATCCGTGACCGGCTTTTTGAACATATACAGAAATTAAGCTTAAAGTATTACTCCAATACCAAAGTTGGAGAAGTGATTTCCCGTGTTATTAACGATGTGGAACAGACGAAAAACTTTGTTATTACCGGATTGATGAACCTGTGGCTGGATATTGCAACCATCCTAATTGCAGTTATGATCATGTTTACCATGGACATTAAATTGACGATCGTTTCCCTTATTTTATTTCCATTTTACGCAATATCGGTTAAGTATTTTTTCGGACGTCTGAGAAGCTTAACAAGAGTGCGTTCCCAGGCCTTAGCTGAGGTGCAAAGCTATCTGCATGAGCGGGTACAGGGCATTTCGGTCATAAAAAGCTTTGCCATTGAGGATTATGAGCAGGGACAGTTTCAGAAACAAAATAAAAATTTCCTGCAGAAAGCGTTGGACCATACGAGCTGGAATGCAAAGGCATTCGCAGTCGTTAACACCATTACAGATGTAGCTCCATTGCTCGTCATTGCGTTTGCAGGGTATGAAGTGATTCAGCAGAATTTATCACTTGGAGAAATGATGGCCTTTATTGCTTATATTGACCGTTTATACGGCCCATTACGAAGATTGGTGAACTCTTCAACCACCTTAACGCAGTCAATTGCCTCAATGGATCGTGTATTTGAGTTTATAGACGAGGCTTATGATATTGACGACCGTCCAGGTGCGGTTGAATGCAAAGATGTCAAAGGACATATTACCTTTAAAAATGTAAGCTTTTCCTATGATGAGGATGAAGAAAAGATTTTGAAAAACCTGAACCTGGACATTCCTGCAGGCGAAACGGTTGCTCTCGTGGGAATGAGCGGAGGAGGAAAGTCGTCGTTAATCAGCTTGATTCCACGCTTCTACGATATCACTGAAGGAGAAATTTTATTAGACGGCACAGATATCCGAAATTTTAAAGTACGAAGCCTGCGTGATAAAATCGGATTAGTTTTACAGGACAATATTTTATTCAGTGAATCCGTTAAAACAAATATTTTACTAGGAAAACCAGACGCAACGGAAGAAGAAGTGATTGCAGCGGCCAAAGCAGCTAATGCACACGAATTCATTATGAATTTGCCAAATGGCTATGACACGACCGTCGGAGAAAGAGGAGTTAAGCTTTCTGGCGGACAGAAACAAAGGATTGCGATTGCTCGTGTCTTTTTAAAAAATCCGCCTATCTTAATTTTAGACGAAGCTACGTCTGCGCTTGACTTAGAAAGTGAACACCTCATACAGGAAGCATTAGATAAGCTAGCCCGGGACCGAACTACGTTTATCGTAGCTCATCGCCTATCAACCATTACCCATGCGGACCGAATTGTTCACATCGAACACGGTCAAATCACCGAAATGGGAACTCACTCTGAATTAATGGCGAAAAAAGGCCACTACTACGACCTGTTCCAGGTTCAGCAATTAGATGTGAATTAG
- the ntdP gene encoding nucleoside tri-diphosphate phosphatase, translating to MTVPREGEKMQIQSYKHNGLLHRVWEETTVLKGTSNLVIGGNDRTTVTESDGRTWITREPAICYFHAQHWFNIIGMIREDGIYYYCNLSSPFAYDQEALKYIDYDLDIKVFPDMTYTLLDEDEYELHRRNMDYPDVIDHILKRNVEKLVRWIRQRKGPFAPDFIDEWYERYLFYLK from the coding sequence ATGACTGTTCCTCGTGAAGGCGAAAAAATGCAAATCCAAAGCTATAAGCATAATGGCCTCCTTCACCGTGTCTGGGAAGAAACGACGGTTTTAAAAGGGACAAGCAATCTCGTTATCGGCGGCAATGATCGAACAACAGTAACCGAATCGGACGGAAGAACGTGGATTACCCGAGAACCGGCAATTTGTTATTTTCACGCACAGCATTGGTTCAATATCATAGGGATGATTCGTGAAGATGGCATTTATTATTATTGTAATTTAAGTTCACCTTTTGCTTATGACCAGGAAGCATTAAAATACATAGATTACGACCTCGATATAAAAGTTTTTCCTGACATGACCTATACACTCTTAGATGAAGATGAATACGAGCTCCATCGCCGCAACATGGATTATCCCGACGTGATTGATCACATTCTGAAAAGAAATGTAGAAAAATTAGTCAGATGGATTCGTCAAAGAAAAGGCCCTTTTGCACCGGATTTTATTGATGAATGGTATGAAAGATACTTGTTCTATTTAAAGTAG
- a CDS encoding YgaB family protein, protein MGMFEKLVQEQMKTMEQLLFLQSELERCQNIEAELIRLQEEAGLQSIQHDIENMRIELKKIQQTFEEQTKEVILTYQLEGQKQVSV, encoded by the coding sequence ATGGGAATGTTCGAGAAGCTTGTCCAAGAGCAAATGAAAACGATGGAACAACTGTTATTTTTACAATCAGAACTAGAACGGTGCCAAAACATTGAAGCAGAGCTAATCCGGTTACAGGAAGAAGCAGGCTTGCAAAGTATCCAGCACGATATAGAGAATATGAGAATAGAGTTAAAAAAGATCCAGCAAACCTTTGAAGAGCAGACCAAAGAAGTGATCCTCACCTATCAGCTGGAAGGTCAAAAGCAAGTTTCCGTGTAG
- a CDS encoding gamma-type small acid-soluble spore protein has product MGQNQQGQASKTNAAQVRKQNAASAGAAGAAGAAGAAGAGQFGTEFASETNAQQVRQQNQQSQAKKAQSTTGAQNQQQQ; this is encoded by the coding sequence GTGGGCCAAAACCAACAAGGACAAGCTTCTAAAACAAATGCTGCACAAGTAAGAAAGCAAAATGCAGCATCTGCTGGAGCAGCAGGAGCAGCAGGAGCAGCAGGAGCAGCTGGAGCTGGACAATTCGGAACAGAATTTGCTAGCGAAACAAATGCTCAACAAGTAAGACAACAAAACCAACAATCTCAAGCTAAAAAAGCACAAAGCACTACTGGAGCTCAAAACCAACAACAGCAGTAA
- the fabL gene encoding enoyl-[acyl-carrier-protein] reductase FabL, translating to MSNKVALVTGSSRGLGRAIAIDLAKQGYDLVINYARSKKGALETAERIEELGQKAHIIRANVGDPEKIKAMFAEIDEVYGRLDVLVSNAASGVQRPIMELEENHWDWTMNINTKALLFCAQEAAKLMEKAGGGRIVSISSLGSIRYLENYTVVGVSKAALEALTRYLAVELAPKNIWVNAVSGGAIDTDALKHFPNREELLADAVSHTPAGRMVELSDIVSTVSFLLSDQAEMIRGQTVIVDGGRSLML from the coding sequence ATGAGTAATAAAGTAGCACTAGTGACAGGTTCAAGTCGCGGACTTGGCAGAGCGATAGCGATTGACCTGGCTAAGCAAGGATATGATTTAGTGATTAACTATGCAAGAAGTAAAAAAGGGGCTCTTGAAACGGCAGAAAGGATTGAGGAGCTTGGTCAAAAAGCTCATATCATACGGGCAAATGTAGGAGATCCTGAAAAAATTAAAGCGATGTTTGCAGAAATTGATGAGGTATATGGAAGATTAGATGTACTTGTCAGTAATGCGGCATCAGGTGTGCAAAGACCAATTATGGAATTAGAAGAAAATCACTGGGACTGGACGATGAACATTAACACTAAAGCCTTATTATTTTGCGCCCAAGAAGCAGCGAAGCTTATGGAAAAGGCAGGCGGGGGCAGAATCGTAAGCATCAGTTCTCTCGGTTCAATCCGCTACTTGGAAAATTATACAGTGGTCGGTGTTTCAAAAGCTGCTTTGGAAGCCCTCACTCGCTATTTGGCAGTCGAATTGGCGCCTAAAAATATATGGGTCAATGCGGTTTCTGGCGGTGCCATTGATACAGATGCCTTAAAGCATTTCCCGAACCGTGAGGAGTTATTAGCAGATGCAGTCAGCCATACCCCAGCGGGAAGAATGGTAGAGCTTTCAGACATAGTAAGCACTGTTTCCTTTTTACTGTCTGATCAGGCGGAAATGATTCGGGGACAAACCGTCATCGTAGATGGCGGACGCTCTCTTATGTTGTAA
- a CDS encoding cytosolic protein: MYVGRDMTELSMTPKNEWQDKELAFFHHSLQQMAQYLNSEGLTIHKEIIKEIERRGGLQRQEATYTSGTFPTID, encoded by the coding sequence ATGTATGTCGGAAGAGATATGACGGAATTGTCTATGACACCTAAAAATGAATGGCAAGACAAAGAATTGGCTTTTTTCCATCATTCTTTACAGCAAATGGCCCAGTATTTAAATAGTGAAGGGTTAACAATTCATAAAGAGATTATTAAAGAAATCGAACGAAGAGGGGGGCTTCAGCGACAAGAAGCCACCTACACTTCAGGAACCTTTCCCACTATTGACTAG
- the mutY gene encoding A/G-specific adenine glycosylase, with amino-acid sequence MNEILHNALKDFHIEDFQKSLVNWYEAEKRDLPWRRTNDPYKIWVSEVMLQQTRVDTVIPYYNRFLEKFPTLQDFAEAQEDEILKAWEGLGYYSRVRNLQSAVREVAEIYEGRVPENIDEFQALKGVGPYTAGAVMSIAFNKPEPAVDGNVMRVFSRIFSIEEDIAKPKTRKLFEELVKEVIDPENPSPFNQGIMELGALICTPQAPSCLLCPVREHCKGFHEGKETMLPIKQTKKKIKNKKWIAAIVMTDTGEFVIRKRPRTGLLASMWEYPNWERDEGDARNLETFRLSLKEELGMDIQTMEPLTTVKHVFSHVEWEMDAYVVKGLLHHKINSPYLQVQESQLAQYAFPVPFQKMWEAYKNTLVNSGKGS; translated from the coding sequence GTGAATGAGATTTTGCATAATGCATTAAAGGATTTTCACATAGAAGATTTTCAAAAATCGTTAGTGAATTGGTATGAAGCAGAAAAACGTGATTTGCCTTGGAGAAGAACGAATGATCCCTATAAAATCTGGGTTTCCGAAGTCATGCTCCAGCAAACGAGAGTCGATACAGTTATCCCTTATTATAATCGTTTTTTAGAAAAGTTTCCGACGTTACAGGATTTTGCTGAAGCGCAAGAAGATGAAATCTTAAAAGCATGGGAAGGTCTTGGGTATTACTCAAGAGTACGCAATTTGCAATCTGCGGTTAGAGAAGTCGCTGAAATTTATGAGGGACGAGTCCCCGAGAATATCGATGAGTTCCAAGCTCTTAAAGGTGTTGGACCCTATACGGCAGGGGCAGTCATGAGTATTGCCTTTAACAAGCCGGAGCCTGCAGTTGATGGGAATGTAATGAGAGTATTTTCCCGGATTTTTTCGATTGAAGAGGATATTGCGAAGCCAAAAACGAGAAAACTATTCGAGGAGCTCGTAAAAGAAGTAATCGATCCAGAGAATCCTTCACCATTCAATCAGGGGATTATGGAATTAGGTGCTTTAATCTGTACTCCCCAAGCTCCATCATGTCTGCTTTGCCCAGTAAGAGAGCACTGCAAAGGATTCCATGAAGGAAAGGAAACGATGCTTCCGATCAAGCAGACAAAGAAAAAAATTAAAAACAAAAAATGGATTGCTGCGATTGTGATGACAGATACGGGAGAATTTGTAATTCGGAAAAGACCAAGAACGGGTCTGCTTGCATCGATGTGGGAATATCCCAACTGGGAAAGAGATGAAGGGGACGCTCGAAATTTAGAAACGTTTCGTTTATCTTTAAAGGAAGAGCTTGGAATGGACATTCAAACAATGGAGCCTTTAACGACAGTCAAGCATGTATTCTCCCATGTAGAGTGGGAAATGGATGCTTACGTCGTTAAAGGATTGCTCCATCATAAAATAAACTCCCCATATTTACAGGTTCAGGAAAGCCAATTAGCACAATATGCTTTTCCTGTTCCGTTTCAAAAAATGTGGGAAGCCTATAAAAACACCCTAGTCAATAGTGGGAAAGGTTCCTGA
- a CDS encoding metal-dependent hydrolase, whose translation MDTGTHFVMGAAIGGLATLDPVVMSSDATATAVLIAAIVGSQAPDVDTILKLKNNALYIKHHRGITHSIPAVILWPIGITLILLLFFPDANWLHLWSWAFLAVFLHVFVDIFNAYGTQALRPFSDKWVALGWINTFDPFIFGIHLVGIMFWTLGAHPGYTFLAIYAVLVVYYILRYRSKQNIKRIISKRFPDLKKVIIAPTIRFYQWRVAIIDHDHFYVGKAFKDELIIYDEFKRLPFPKEHILSAIQGDENVSAFLSFSPAYRWEIEEEDDKIEVRFIDLRYRKDGHYPFVAIVHLDRDLNIISSFTGWVYSEEKLQKKLEILPD comes from the coding sequence TTGGATACAGGAACACATTTTGTTATGGGGGCCGCAATTGGCGGATTAGCGACGCTTGATCCTGTTGTTATGAGCAGTGATGCAACTGCGACTGCCGTATTGATTGCAGCTATTGTTGGCTCTCAGGCGCCTGATGTGGATACGATTTTAAAGCTGAAAAATAATGCTCTTTATATAAAACATCATCGTGGTATTACTCATTCGATTCCAGCTGTGATTCTTTGGCCAATTGGGATAACTCTAATCCTTCTTCTCTTTTTTCCTGATGCGAATTGGCTGCATTTATGGAGTTGGGCCTTTTTAGCCGTTTTCCTCCATGTATTTGTGGATATTTTTAATGCCTATGGAACTCAAGCCCTTAGGCCGTTTTCTGATAAATGGGTCGCATTAGGATGGATTAACACCTTTGATCCATTCATTTTTGGGATTCATTTAGTCGGTATTATGTTCTGGACTCTCGGTGCTCATCCAGGGTATACATTTTTAGCGATATACGCTGTTCTGGTTGTATATTACATTCTGAGATACCGCTCCAAACAAAATATAAAAAGAATAATTTCAAAACGGTTCCCTGACCTTAAAAAGGTGATTATTGCACCTACCATTCGTTTTTATCAGTGGCGAGTAGCCATTATTGACCATGACCACTTTTATGTCGGAAAGGCATTTAAAGATGAACTCATTATTTATGACGAGTTTAAAAGGCTTCCTTTTCCTAAGGAACATATCTTATCCGCGATACAAGGGGATGAAAATGTTTCAGCCTTTTTATCCTTCTCACCTGCTTATCGCTGGGAAATCGAAGAAGAGGACGATAAAATTGAGGTTCGCTTTATTGATTTAAGGTATCGGAAGGACGGTCATTATCCCTTTGTTGCGATTGTACACTTAGACCGGGATTTAAATATTATTTCGTCCTTTACCGGCTGGGTATATAGCGAAGAAAAATTACAGAAAAAATTGGAGATCCTTCCAGATTAA
- a CDS encoding small, acid-soluble spore protein K yields MRNKETGFPIVSGGNKLEGEPRAKAEYASKRADGTTQTHPQERMRASNQRVDDNSARP; encoded by the coding sequence ATGCGGAATAAGGAAACCGGGTTTCCAATTGTAAGTGGCGGCAATAAGCTCGAAGGTGAACCACGTGCCAAAGCTGAATATGCATCAAAGCGGGCAGATGGCACAACTCAAACTCATCCACAAGAGCGTATGAGAGCATCCAACCAACGCGTAGACGATAATTCTGCACGTCCTTAG
- a CDS encoding YpzG family protein produces the protein MANRKNKLFFQDEYQSPFEQTWTNRKHLYSQVKGQTQQTQNLIILEHQTRKQS, from the coding sequence ATGGCCAATAGGAAAAACAAATTATTTTTTCAGGATGAATATCAAAGTCCATTTGAACAAACCTGGACGAACCGGAAGCATCTTTACTCCCAAGTAAAAGGACAAACCCAGCAAACGCAGAACCTTATTATTTTAGAACATCAGACAAGAAAACAATCGTAG
- a CDS encoding YfhH family protein, which produces MNQDKRYSQMSKEELEQEIRQLKEKARKAEQMGMVNEFAVLERKAVMAEAYLRDPSDYKKGEIYEIHGDPGQYFKIDYINGRFAWGYRLSGNVEQEALPISLLINKSK; this is translated from the coding sequence TTGAATCAGGATAAGCGATACAGCCAAATGAGCAAGGAAGAATTAGAGCAAGAAATCAGACAGTTAAAAGAAAAGGCAAGAAAGGCAGAACAAATGGGAATGGTGAATGAATTTGCGGTTCTCGAGCGAAAAGCCGTAATGGCAGAGGCTTATTTACGCGATCCTTCCGATTATAAAAAGGGAGAGATTTATGAAATTCACGGCGACCCTGGTCAATATTTTAAAATCGATTACATAAATGGAAGGTTTGCCTGGGGTTATCGGTTAAGCGGGAATGTAGAACAAGAAGCATTGCCGATATCGCTTTTAATTAATAAATCAAAATAG
- a CDS encoding SDR family NAD(P)-dependent oxidoreductase → MRAILITGGGTGLGRELAHLFAKEGFHVMLCGRREEPLLYVKDEIEREGGSAEAFVLNITDLDAIQQFIVNTGRAEKIEILINNAGVGHFGAFEEVKLSDIEVMMDTNFYGPLYLCKTLIPFLKNRNNGTIINIISTAGLRGKANETGYCASKFAFRGLGESLQKEYENSIHIVNVFMGGMNTPFWEDRSYVKNPESFMNPHHIAQTIMEQYQTSQEIKIERKKS, encoded by the coding sequence TTGCGGGCAATATTGATTACAGGAGGAGGAACAGGATTAGGTAGAGAACTCGCCCATTTATTTGCTAAAGAAGGCTTCCATGTTATGCTTTGCGGAAGACGGGAAGAACCATTGCTTTATGTAAAGGATGAGATTGAACGCGAAGGCGGTTCAGCGGAAGCTTTTGTTTTAAACATTACTGACCTAGATGCAATCCAGCAATTCATTGTGAACACTGGACGTGCAGAAAAAATCGAAATCTTAATTAATAATGCTGGGGTTGGCCATTTTGGTGCCTTTGAGGAAGTGAAGCTTTCAGATATTGAAGTTATGATGGATACAAATTTCTATGGTCCTCTCTACTTATGTAAAACCCTTATCCCTTTCCTGAAAAACAGAAACAATGGAACGATTATCAATATTATTTCAACAGCAGGGTTAAGAGGCAAAGCCAATGAAACTGGATATTGTGCAAGTAAGTTTGCATTTCGGGGGTTAGGGGAAAGTCTGCAAAAAGAATATGAAAATTCCATCCATATTGTCAACGTGTTTATGGGCGGAATGAACACTCCTTTCTGGGAGGATCGTTCTTATGTAAAAAATCCTGAGTCCTTTATGAATCCCCATCACATCGCGCAAACGATTATGGAGCAATATCAAACTTCTCAGGAAATCAAAATCGAAAGGAAGAAGTCTTAG
- the recX gene encoding recombination regulator RecX: MIVSKITPQKKNQGRYNIYVSDGQKEEYAFSVDEHVLVSFQLKKGKELSDFDIQEIQYQDQIRKGIHLAANYLTARMRSREEVKQYLLQKEIDEAVLEEVLHHLEEYNYIKDDEYAIAFVKTYMQTSDKGPTWIMARLKEKGISPDYINKAMDLFTEERAIEKAIELVEKWSKGLSKFSTLEKKQKLYEKLVQKGYQSNVISISLEEANWNSDEDEEWNAIVKQGEKAWHRYGGDRLKVKQFLFRKGFEIDLIERFIHEKEEEI, translated from the coding sequence ATGATTGTCTCTAAAATTACTCCGCAGAAGAAAAATCAAGGCCGTTATAATATATATGTGTCTGATGGACAAAAAGAAGAGTATGCGTTTAGTGTTGATGAACATGTCCTTGTTTCGTTTCAGCTGAAGAAAGGGAAAGAACTCTCGGACTTCGATATTCAAGAAATTCAATACCAGGATCAGATTCGGAAAGGGATTCATTTGGCTGCTAATTATTTGACAGCCAGGATGCGGAGCAGGGAAGAAGTAAAGCAATATCTGCTGCAAAAGGAAATTGATGAAGCAGTCCTTGAGGAAGTTCTCCATCACCTTGAGGAATACAACTACATAAAAGACGATGAATACGCGATTGCCTTTGTCAAAACCTATATGCAAACCAGCGATAAAGGACCGACGTGGATAATGGCGCGATTAAAGGAAAAAGGAATCAGCCCTGACTACATAAATAAGGCTATGGATCTTTTCACTGAAGAAAGGGCAATTGAAAAGGCGATTGAGCTTGTTGAAAAATGGAGTAAGGGTTTATCCAAATTCTCTACGCTTGAAAAAAAACAAAAGCTGTATGAAAAGCTTGTTCAAAAAGGATATCAGTCAAACGTTATTTCCATCTCCCTTGAAGAGGCGAATTGGAATTCTGATGAAGACGAAGAATGGAATGCAATTGTTAAGCAAGGGGAAAAAGCCTGGCATAGATACGGCGGCGACCGTCTTAAGGTGAAACAATTTTTATTTCGTAAAGGATTTGAAATCGATCTAATTGAACGGTTTATTCATGAAAAAGAGGAAGAGATCTAA